The following proteins are encoded in a genomic region of Saccharopolyspora antimicrobica:
- a CDS encoding MFS transporter, translating to MSVDRVHEAAHGTAAPVQRPVMAWVITGMLVLFVVVNWADKTVFGIAAQPLKEELGLTSAQVGFIGSAFFFLFSIAGLTVGFIGNRVRTKWVLFTLAALWSLTMVPVLVSASFATLLISRIGLGAAEGPSGALAAAGAFEWFPKEKRSFPSAWLSSGASIAKIAIAPLLALIVAVWGWRASFVALAVAGVVWALAWALIGRQGPYAAPLGRKESAPVVQRVPFRRIALSRTFLGCVVGTFTMYGLVSVILTWLPSYFEVGLGIDRLQAGVMFGLPSISGMTAMLVVSWFSDRAVVAGSSARVQRGLVPAGGLLVGGVLLALLPYLVSPVLAIIAVVVGYGIGTVALPLATAAVSQICPPAQQAGTLGVFLALQSSSGLFAPALTGWLVDVAPTPSEGFALAFQVFGLAAVVGGIATALLVNPERDARRILGS from the coding sequence ATGTCCGTCGACAGAGTGCACGAAGCCGCACACGGTACCGCAGCCCCCGTCCAGCGGCCGGTGATGGCCTGGGTGATCACCGGAATGCTGGTGCTGTTCGTCGTGGTCAACTGGGCCGACAAGACGGTGTTCGGCATCGCCGCGCAGCCGTTGAAGGAGGAGCTCGGGCTGACCTCGGCGCAGGTCGGGTTCATCGGCAGCGCCTTCTTCTTCCTGTTCAGCATCGCCGGGTTGACCGTCGGGTTCATCGGCAACCGGGTCCGGACCAAGTGGGTGCTGTTCACGCTGGCCGCGCTGTGGTCGCTGACCATGGTTCCGGTGCTCGTCTCGGCCAGCTTCGCCACCCTGCTGATCAGCCGGATCGGGCTCGGCGCGGCGGAAGGGCCGTCGGGCGCGCTGGCCGCCGCCGGGGCATTCGAGTGGTTCCCGAAGGAGAAGCGCAGCTTCCCGTCGGCGTGGCTGTCCTCCGGTGCGTCGATCGCCAAGATCGCCATCGCCCCGCTGCTGGCGCTGATCGTCGCGGTGTGGGGCTGGCGGGCGTCGTTCGTCGCGCTGGCCGTGGCCGGGGTCGTGTGGGCGCTGGCCTGGGCGCTGATCGGGCGGCAGGGGCCGTACGCGGCGCCGCTGGGGCGCAAGGAATCCGCGCCGGTCGTGCAGCGGGTTCCGTTCCGGCGGATCGCGCTGTCGCGCACCTTCCTCGGCTGCGTCGTCGGCACCTTCACCATGTACGGGCTGGTGTCGGTGATCCTGACCTGGCTGCCGTCCTACTTCGAGGTCGGGCTGGGCATCGACCGGCTGCAGGCCGGGGTGATGTTCGGCCTGCCGAGCATCTCGGGCATGACGGCGATGCTGGTGGTCTCCTGGTTCAGCGACCGAGCTGTGGTGGCCGGTTCGAGCGCCCGGGTGCAGCGCGGTCTGGTGCCCGCTGGCGGACTGCTGGTCGGCGGTGTGCTGCTCGCGCTGCTGCCGTACCTGGTGTCACCGGTGCTGGCGATCATCGCGGTGGTGGTCGGCTACGGCATCGGGACGGTGGCGCTGCCGCTGGCGACGGCGGCGGTGTCGCAGATCTGCCCGCCCGCCCAGCAGGCCGGAACGCTGGGGGTCTTCCTCGCGTTGCAGTCGTCGTCGGGGCTGTTTGCGCCGGCGCTGACCGGCTGGCTGGTGGACGTCGCGCCGACGCCGAGCGAGGGCTTCGCCCTGGCGTTCCAGGTCTTCGGCCTGGCGGCCGTGGTCGGCGGGATCGCCACCGCCCTGCTGGTCAATCCCGAACGGGACGCCCGACGAATCCTCGGGTCGTGA
- a CDS encoding thiolase family protein, with amino-acid sequence MRDAVIVEAVRTPVGKRNGALAGIHPADLSARVLNALVERAGIEPADVDDVVWGCVSQAGEQAGNIARTAVLAAGWPESVPATSVDRQCGSSQQAVHAAAAGVIAGYYDFAVAGGVESMSRVPMGFARQGVDKVLPDSVLDRYGVRGFNQGIGAEMVASKWGFSRQQLDEYSLSSHAKAAAAIDSGAFDGQLVELPELSADEGVRRGGSLESLGKLKTAFREDGVITAGNASQISDGSGALLITTSDIARERGLRPIARVHTAVLAGDDPVMMLSAPWPATHKALRKAGLGIDDIGAFEVNEAFAPVPLAWLAETGADPARLNPLGGAIAVGHPLGGSGAVLMTRLVHHMRANGIRYGLQTMCEGGGMANATILELL; translated from the coding sequence ATGAGGGACGCAGTCATCGTCGAGGCCGTGCGCACCCCGGTCGGCAAGCGCAACGGTGCGCTGGCCGGGATCCACCCGGCGGACCTGTCGGCGCGGGTGCTCAACGCGCTCGTGGAGCGGGCCGGGATCGAACCGGCCGACGTCGACGACGTGGTGTGGGGCTGCGTGAGCCAGGCCGGGGAGCAAGCGGGCAACATCGCGCGGACCGCGGTGCTGGCCGCTGGCTGGCCCGAATCGGTGCCCGCCACCTCGGTGGACCGGCAGTGCGGTTCCAGCCAGCAGGCCGTGCACGCGGCCGCCGCCGGGGTCATCGCGGGCTACTACGACTTCGCCGTGGCAGGCGGCGTGGAGTCGATGAGCCGGGTGCCGATGGGGTTCGCCCGCCAGGGCGTGGACAAGGTGCTGCCGGACTCGGTGCTGGACCGCTACGGCGTGCGGGGCTTCAACCAGGGGATCGGCGCGGAGATGGTGGCTTCGAAGTGGGGCTTCTCCCGGCAGCAGCTCGACGAGTACTCGCTGTCCTCGCACGCTAAGGCCGCCGCGGCCATCGACTCGGGTGCGTTCGACGGCCAGCTGGTGGAGCTGCCGGAGCTGAGCGCCGACGAAGGCGTGCGGCGCGGCGGCAGCCTGGAGTCGCTGGGCAAGCTCAAGACGGCGTTCCGCGAGGACGGCGTGATCACCGCGGGCAACGCCTCGCAGATCTCCGACGGCAGCGGCGCGCTGCTCATCACCACCAGCGACATCGCCCGCGAACGGGGCCTGCGGCCGATCGCGCGGGTGCACACGGCGGTGCTGGCCGGCGATGACCCGGTGATGATGCTGTCCGCGCCGTGGCCCGCCACGCACAAGGCGCTGCGCAAGGCCGGGCTAGGCATCGACGACATCGGCGCTTTCGAGGTCAACGAGGCGTTCGCGCCGGTGCCGCTGGCCTGGCTCGCCGAGACCGGCGCGGACCCGGCCCGCCTCAACCCGCTCGGTGGTGCGATCGCCGTCGGCCACCCGCTGGGCGGTTCCGGCGCGGTCCTGATGACCCGCCTGGTGCACCACATGCGGGCCAACGGCATCCGCTACGGCCTCCAGACGATGTGCGAGGGTGGCGGCATGGCCAACGCCACCATCCTCGAACTCCTCTGA
- a CDS encoding acyl-CoA dehydrogenase family protein, with protein sequence MRSSAYGAEHQAFREVVREFLAKEVVPHFADWEKAGLVPRELFRKAGAVGMLGLQVPEEYGGGGTTSFKFNAVITEETARAGVSLGGSKVHTDVVVPYFISLCDAEQKRRWLPGLASGELMSAIAMTEPGTGSDLAGMATTATRDGDHYVLTGAKTFITGGHNADLVIVVARTGRGENRRDGLSLLVVERGMPGFSRGRNLEKLGLKAQDTAELFFDEVRVPAANLLGEEGRAFQYLGANLPQERLGIAVSGQAAAEAALRMTLDYVGEREVFGKPVGSFQNSKFELAGCAVQIEAGRALLDRALDEHDAGELSAADAAKVKVYCTELQSTVVDRCLQLHGGYGYIMEYPIARMYADARVTRIFGGTTEVMKTIIAKDLGL encoded by the coding sequence ATGCGCAGCAGTGCTTACGGGGCCGAGCACCAGGCATTCCGGGAGGTGGTCCGGGAGTTCCTGGCCAAGGAGGTCGTGCCGCACTTCGCCGACTGGGAGAAGGCCGGGCTGGTGCCGCGGGAGCTGTTCCGCAAGGCCGGCGCGGTCGGGATGCTCGGGCTGCAGGTTCCCGAGGAGTACGGCGGCGGTGGGACGACCAGCTTCAAGTTCAACGCGGTCATCACCGAGGAGACCGCCCGCGCGGGCGTTTCGCTGGGCGGGTCCAAGGTGCACACCGATGTGGTGGTGCCCTACTTCATCTCGCTGTGCGACGCGGAGCAGAAGCGGCGCTGGCTGCCGGGTCTGGCCAGCGGTGAGCTGATGAGCGCCATCGCCATGACCGAGCCCGGCACCGGGTCGGACCTGGCGGGCATGGCCACCACCGCCACCCGCGACGGCGACCACTACGTGCTCACCGGCGCCAAGACGTTCATCACCGGCGGGCACAACGCCGACCTGGTGATCGTGGTGGCCCGCACCGGGCGGGGCGAGAACCGGCGCGACGGGCTGTCGCTGCTGGTCGTGGAGCGCGGGATGCCCGGGTTCAGCCGGGGCCGAAACCTGGAGAAGCTCGGCCTCAAGGCGCAGGACACCGCGGAGCTGTTCTTCGACGAGGTGCGGGTCCCGGCGGCGAACCTGCTCGGCGAGGAGGGCCGCGCCTTCCAGTACCTGGGCGCGAACCTGCCCCAGGAGCGGCTGGGCATCGCGGTGTCGGGCCAGGCCGCGGCGGAAGCTGCGCTGCGCATGACGCTGGACTACGTGGGCGAGCGCGAGGTCTTCGGCAAACCGGTGGGCAGCTTCCAGAACAGCAAGTTCGAGCTGGCCGGGTGCGCGGTGCAGATCGAGGCAGGGCGGGCGCTGCTGGACCGCGCGCTCGACGAGCACGACGCCGGGGAGCTGTCCGCGGCCGACGCGGCGAAGGTCAAGGTGTACTGCACCGAACTCCAGTCCACAGTGGTCGACCGGTGCCTGCAGCTGCACGGCGGCTACGGCTACATCATGGAGTACCCGATCGCCCGCATGTACGCCGACGCGCGCGTCACCCGCATCTTCGGCGGCACCACCGAGGTGATGAAGACGATCATCGCCAAGGACCTCGGCCTCTGA
- a CDS encoding M14 family zinc carboxypeptidase, protein MAAGSAAMAGIAAPVQAAPPEGPGQCKTFDDPQWSGWTDHAELGKTLRDIESTSAGRVRVEQVGTSKQGRELWAARVGTGPRVLMVQSAIHGNERTGTEALLGILKDLGTSRDAATERLLSSITLVALPMVNPDGGELNRRMNVVPWDQVVADYPQLAGAPTAWYHSPNGDGIDLPGFDLNRDFNPDLDYVPQPGDLPGQQVDAGFFLSPESRTIRDTYLALREEFGAVDAVVDLHHMGPCGRTTGGPQDGKLISVALDYPPLGVNDGAAYKEQYPLLDQDKSRRYALSVARGIQAAYGSQSPLAGVGRYLHPQEREYAGQGRSAFALNGSATVLFEVRGQQDDLGQKQKGMLIQSVRTGVESLIAAMASGEVDRLNGDEFFALPDYGWDTTATD, encoded by the coding sequence GTGGCCGCCGGTTCGGCGGCGATGGCCGGAATCGCCGCACCGGTGCAGGCGGCACCGCCGGAGGGGCCCGGGCAGTGCAAGACCTTCGACGATCCGCAGTGGAGCGGGTGGACCGATCACGCGGAGCTCGGCAAGACGCTGCGGGACATCGAGAGCACCTCGGCCGGCCGGGTCCGCGTGGAGCAGGTCGGCACCAGCAAGCAGGGCCGGGAGCTGTGGGCCGCGCGCGTCGGGACCGGTCCGCGGGTGCTGATGGTGCAGAGCGCCATCCACGGCAACGAGCGGACCGGCACCGAGGCGCTGCTAGGCATCCTCAAGGACCTCGGCACCAGCCGGGATGCGGCGACCGAGCGGCTGCTGTCGTCGATCACCCTGGTGGCGCTGCCGATGGTCAACCCCGACGGCGGCGAGCTGAACCGGCGCATGAACGTCGTCCCGTGGGACCAGGTGGTCGCCGACTACCCGCAGCTCGCCGGCGCGCCGACGGCCTGGTACCACAGCCCGAACGGCGACGGGATCGACCTGCCGGGCTTCGACCTGAACCGGGACTTCAACCCCGACCTGGACTACGTGCCGCAGCCCGGGGACCTGCCCGGGCAGCAGGTCGACGCGGGGTTCTTCCTGTCACCGGAATCGCGGACCATCCGGGACACCTACCTGGCGCTGCGCGAGGAGTTCGGCGCGGTCGACGCGGTGGTCGACCTGCACCACATGGGGCCGTGCGGGCGCACCACGGGCGGGCCGCAGGACGGCAAGCTCATCTCGGTGGCGCTGGACTACCCGCCGCTCGGCGTCAACGACGGTGCGGCGTACAAGGAGCAGTACCCGCTGCTCGACCAGGACAAGTCCCGCCGCTACGCGCTGTCGGTGGCGCGCGGCATCCAGGCCGCCTACGGCTCGCAGTCGCCGTTGGCCGGGGTGGGCCGCTACCTCCACCCGCAGGAGCGCGAGTACGCGGGCCAGGGCCGGTCGGCGTTCGCCCTCAACGGGTCGGCGACCGTGCTGTTCGAAGTCCGCGGCCAGCAGGACGACCTCGGGCAGAAGCAGAAGGGCATGCTCATCCAGTCGGTGCGGACCGGGGTCGAATCGCTGATCGCGGCGATGGCCTCCGGTGAGGTGGACCGCCTGAACGGTGACGAGTTCTTCGCGCTGCCGGACTACGGCTGGGACACCACCGCGACGGACTGA
- a CDS encoding LysR family transcriptional regulator, which yields MELHQVEYFLAVVDHNGINAAASALRLAQPTVSQAIRGLERELGVELFHRIGRGMVLTSAGQAFVGPARQILRDVVAAEGTLVDAAGLPRGRLDIHVAAALAVHPVAQLVGRFRQRYPNVSLRLAELRDEEAGAALIREGHCEIVFTNLPVSAADLRVEELGEHEFWLVFPPGTDVPAKDPLPLAELPDLPLVIVPKSTGRTAIERALSAARKRTRPSAVVQHREAMLPFVLAGLGGTVLTRSMAEQAAARGAIVRAVDPPINLAYGVLYDPAALSPAGRAFLLMARG from the coding sequence GTGGAGCTGCACCAGGTCGAGTACTTCCTGGCCGTCGTCGATCACAACGGCATCAACGCCGCGGCGAGCGCGCTGCGGCTGGCGCAGCCCACGGTGTCGCAGGCCATTCGCGGGCTGGAGCGCGAGCTCGGCGTCGAGCTGTTCCACCGGATCGGCCGCGGCATGGTGCTCACCTCGGCCGGGCAGGCCTTCGTCGGCCCGGCCCGGCAGATTCTGCGCGACGTCGTCGCGGCCGAGGGCACGTTGGTCGACGCCGCCGGCCTGCCGCGCGGGCGGCTGGACATCCACGTCGCCGCCGCGCTGGCGGTGCACCCGGTGGCGCAGCTGGTCGGCCGGTTCCGGCAGCGCTACCCGAACGTCTCGCTGCGGCTGGCCGAGCTGCGCGACGAGGAGGCCGGTGCCGCGCTGATCCGCGAGGGGCACTGCGAGATCGTCTTCACCAACCTCCCGGTCTCCGCCGCCGACCTGCGGGTGGAGGAGCTGGGGGAGCACGAGTTCTGGCTGGTGTTCCCGCCGGGCACCGACGTGCCCGCGAAGGATCCGCTGCCGCTGGCCGAACTCCCGGATCTGCCGCTGGTCATCGTGCCGAAGAGCACCGGTCGCACCGCCATCGAGCGGGCGCTGAGCGCGGCCCGCAAGCGCACCCGGCCGTCGGCGGTCGTGCAGCACCGCGAGGCGATGCTGCCGTTCGTGCTGGCCGGTCTCGGCGGCACCGTGCTGACCCGGTCGATGGCCGAGCAGGCCGCCGCGCGCGGGGCGATCGTGCGGGCGGTCGATCCGCCGATCAACCTCGCTTACGGGGTGCTCTACGACCCGGCGGCGCTTTCTCCGGCGGGGCGGGCGTTCCTGCTGATGGCGCGGGGCTGA
- a CDS encoding LysR family transcriptional regulator has translation MDLRLVEYFVAVIDHGSVTRAAQALYIAQPSLSQAIRSLERQLGVQLFHRTGRQLVLTPDGEAFAAPARRILRDVERARKAAHDVRALESGQLDIAALATLAAHPLPELAGEFHRRHPGVLLNVSDPGVSARVVDEVRRGNAELGLTKLPPQHSSSLLTRELGTQEIVLVLPPALAEQLPDPVPLAAVAGIPLVLELTDTRTLVDDVLDTSALTVAVESANRQAIWDLVAHGAGATFLPRALAERELHGAVLRSITPELRRSVGFVHRPGPLSPAAEAFLTVAGVSPAPSAGTPAPPEKAPPGRRAPRKRG, from the coding sequence GTGGATCTGCGGCTGGTGGAGTACTTCGTGGCGGTGATCGACCACGGCAGCGTCACCAGGGCCGCCCAGGCGCTCTACATCGCGCAGCCGTCCCTGTCGCAGGCGATCCGCAGCCTGGAGCGGCAGCTCGGGGTGCAGCTGTTCCACCGCACCGGCCGCCAGCTGGTGCTCACGCCCGACGGCGAGGCGTTCGCGGCTCCAGCGCGCCGGATCCTGCGCGATGTCGAGCGCGCCCGGAAGGCCGCCCACGACGTCCGCGCGCTGGAGAGCGGGCAGCTCGACATCGCCGCGCTCGCGACGCTCGCCGCGCACCCGCTGCCCGAGCTCGCGGGCGAGTTCCACCGGCGGCACCCCGGCGTGCTGCTCAACGTCTCCGATCCCGGTGTCTCGGCGCGCGTCGTCGACGAGGTGCGGCGCGGGAACGCCGAGCTCGGTCTGACGAAACTGCCGCCCCAGCACAGTTCCTCGCTGCTCACTCGCGAGCTCGGCACGCAGGAGATCGTGCTGGTCCTGCCGCCCGCGCTGGCCGAGCAGCTGCCCGATCCGGTGCCGCTGGCCGCGGTCGCGGGCATCCCGCTGGTCCTGGAGCTCACCGACACCCGCACGCTGGTCGACGACGTGCTCGACACCTCGGCGCTGACCGTCGCGGTGGAATCGGCCAACCGGCAGGCGATCTGGGACCTGGTCGCGCACGGCGCGGGCGCCACCTTCCTGCCCCGCGCCCTGGCCGAACGCGAACTGCACGGCGCGGTCCTGCGCTCCATCACGCCGGAACTGCGCCGCAGCGTCGGTTTCGTGCACCGGCCGGGGCCGCTCTCGCCCGCCGCGGAGGCGTTCCTGACCGTCGCCGGGGTCAGCCCCGCGCCATCAGCAGGAACGCCCGCCCCGCCGGAGAAAGCGCCGCCGGGTCGTAGAGCACCCCGTAAGCGAGGTTGA
- a CDS encoding VOC family protein: MIENSPTALLPILHYDDTRAAVRFLVDVLGFREALVATDDEGDVVHAELAWPGGGALVLGGTKHVDSVHGGMRAGSNAIYLVSDEVDAVHQRVLAAGGDVLEPPHHAKFGSGASSYTLTVRDPEGNLWTFGTYRSAAGGS, translated from the coding sequence ATGATCGAGAACTCGCCGACCGCGCTGCTGCCGATCCTGCACTACGACGACACCCGCGCCGCCGTGCGCTTCCTCGTCGACGTCCTCGGCTTCCGGGAGGCGCTGGTGGCCACCGACGACGAGGGCGATGTCGTGCACGCCGAGCTGGCCTGGCCCGGTGGCGGGGCGCTGGTGCTGGGCGGCACCAAGCACGTCGACAGCGTGCACGGCGGGATGCGCGCGGGCAGCAACGCGATCTACCTCGTCAGCGATGAGGTGGACGCCGTCCACCAGCGCGTGCTCGCCGCTGGCGGCGACGTGTTGGAACCGCCGCACCACGCCAAGTTCGGCTCCGGGGCGAGCTCCTACACGCTGACGGTGCGCGATCCCGAGGGCAACCTCTGGACCTTCGGCACCTACCGCAGCGCAGCTGGTGGCTCGTGA
- a CDS encoding crotonase/enoyl-CoA hydratase family protein encodes MGDSVLTEIADGVAVITINRPDARNAVDRSVAEGLAAAIDELEARSDAVIGILTGAGGTFCAGMDLKAFTRGERPSIPGRGFGGLTESPPSKPLLAAVEGWALAGGCELALSCDLIVASREAKFGLPEVKRGLVAAAGGLLRLPRTLPYQLAMEVALTGDPLTAEVAHAHGLVNRLTEPGEALAGARELAARVAVNGPLAVRATKQIVSGAVRWTDAEAFAEQAAISAPVFTSADAQEGALAFAEKRKPVWRGE; translated from the coding sequence GTGGGTGACAGCGTCCTGACCGAGATCGCTGACGGCGTCGCCGTCATCACGATCAACCGGCCCGATGCCCGCAACGCGGTGGACCGCTCCGTCGCCGAGGGCCTGGCCGCCGCCATTGACGAGCTGGAAGCGCGCTCCGACGCGGTCATCGGCATCCTCACGGGCGCGGGCGGCACCTTCTGCGCGGGCATGGACCTCAAGGCCTTCACCCGCGGCGAACGGCCCTCCATCCCGGGACGCGGCTTCGGCGGGCTCACCGAGAGCCCTCCGTCGAAGCCGCTGCTCGCCGCGGTCGAGGGCTGGGCGCTGGCCGGTGGCTGCGAGCTGGCGCTCAGCTGCGACCTGATCGTGGCCTCCCGGGAGGCGAAGTTCGGGCTGCCCGAGGTCAAGCGCGGCCTGGTCGCCGCCGCAGGAGGTCTGCTCCGGCTGCCCAGGACGTTGCCGTACCAGCTGGCGATGGAGGTCGCGCTCACCGGCGATCCGCTGACCGCCGAGGTCGCCCACGCGCACGGGCTGGTCAACAGGCTCACCGAACCCGGCGAGGCGCTGGCCGGGGCGCGGGAGCTGGCCGCGCGCGTGGCGGTGAACGGCCCGCTGGCCGTCCGCGCCACCAAGCAGATCGTCTCCGGCGCGGTGCGCTGGACAGACGCCGAGGCCTTCGCCGAGCAGGCCGCCATCTCCGCGCCGGTGTTCACCTCCGCCGACGCCCAGGAAGGCGCGCTGGCGTTCGCCGAGAAGCGCAAGCCGGTCTGGCGGGGTGAGTGA
- a CDS encoding PaaI family thioesterase, whose product MAVEDDLAQRRRAARELGAALRELTGAAVATEVDAATLTEIAEQVRALVPPLDAARRERGEPAAVDGGQRARRMYNPASGPGNPIAPPMEVEIVDGTAIGRCTLGLTYEGPPSYGHGGISALLLDQILGHAHSTRGKHGMTIKLDLRYRRPVPLETPLRVVGQVVRVAGRWTESVATISTEEDPETVLVEAEGVFVVPSAEQAERLFGELARLAR is encoded by the coding sequence GTGGCAGTCGAGGACGACCTGGCGCAGCGCCGCCGGGCCGCGCGGGAGCTCGGTGCCGCGCTGCGCGAACTGACCGGTGCCGCGGTGGCCACGGAGGTCGACGCCGCGACCCTGACCGAGATCGCCGAGCAGGTCCGCGCGCTGGTCCCGCCGCTGGACGCGGCCCGCCGCGAGCGCGGCGAACCGGCCGCCGTCGACGGCGGGCAGCGGGCGCGCCGGATGTACAACCCGGCCTCCGGCCCGGGCAATCCGATCGCTCCGCCGATGGAGGTGGAGATCGTCGACGGCACCGCGATCGGCCGGTGCACGCTCGGCCTGACCTACGAGGGCCCGCCCAGCTACGGGCACGGCGGGATCAGCGCCCTGCTGCTGGACCAGATCCTCGGCCACGCGCACTCCACCCGCGGCAAGCACGGCATGACGATCAAGCTCGACCTGCGCTACCGGCGGCCGGTGCCGCTGGAGACGCCGCTGCGCGTCGTCGGCCAGGTGGTGCGGGTCGCCGGGCGGTGGACCGAATCGGTCGCCACGATCAGCACCGAGGAGGACCCGGAAACCGTCCTGGTGGAGGCCGAGGGCGTCTTCGTGGTGCCCAGCGCCGAGCAGGCCGAGCGGCTGTTCGGGGAGTTGGCGCGCCTGGCGAGGTGA
- a CDS encoding acyl-CoA synthetase: MYPGIHAATHPDRPALIMAGSGRGLTYRELDERSLRLANLLRSAGLGKGDVIALLSDNSPQAFEIYWAALRSGMYLCAVNSHLQPAEVAYIVNDSGASALLVSAGLGELAEAVAEEVPAAGLRLAFGGDVPGFDDYERALASASAEVPTAQPCGADLLYSSGTTGRPKGIKPNLPDRQVHEPGNVLVDLLRGFYGFDEDTVYLSPAPVYHAAPLRYCAAVQAIGGTVVMMERFDAEGALRAIERYGVTHSQWVPTMFVRMLKLDEEVRQRYDLSSHRMAVHAAAPCPVEVKRAMIEWWGPVLQEYYASTEGIGMTLIDSAQWLEKPGSVGRAILGEVHVCDEAGGELPSGEVGTVYFGRDEIPFEYLGDADKTRSAKHPEHPNWATVGDLGYLDDDGFLFLTDRKAFMIISGGVNIYPQEVEDVLVLHPAILDVAVFGVPDEEMGEAVKAVVQPAPGAEPGPELEREILDYARQRVAHYKVPRSVDFADELPRTPTGKLVKGKLKARYASS; encoded by the coding sequence ATGTACCCAGGAATCCACGCTGCTACCCATCCCGATCGCCCGGCGCTGATCATGGCCGGGTCCGGTCGGGGCCTGACCTACCGAGAGCTCGACGAGCGGTCGCTGCGGCTGGCCAACCTGCTGCGCTCCGCCGGGCTGGGCAAGGGCGATGTGATCGCGCTGCTCAGCGACAACTCACCGCAGGCCTTCGAGATCTACTGGGCCGCGCTGCGCTCGGGCATGTACCTGTGCGCGGTCAACAGCCACCTGCAACCCGCTGAAGTCGCCTACATCGTCAACGATTCCGGGGCCAGCGCGCTGCTGGTGTCGGCTGGCCTGGGCGAACTCGCCGAGGCCGTCGCCGAGGAGGTCCCGGCCGCCGGGCTCCGGCTGGCCTTCGGCGGTGACGTGCCGGGCTTCGACGACTACGAGCGGGCGCTGGCGTCGGCGTCGGCGGAGGTGCCCACCGCGCAGCCCTGCGGCGCGGACCTGCTGTACTCCTCGGGAACCACCGGGCGTCCCAAGGGGATCAAGCCGAACCTGCCCGACCGCCAGGTGCACGAACCCGGCAACGTGCTGGTCGACCTGCTGCGCGGCTTCTACGGCTTCGACGAGGACACCGTCTACCTCTCTCCGGCGCCGGTCTACCACGCGGCACCGCTGCGGTACTGCGCCGCGGTGCAGGCGATCGGCGGCACCGTGGTGATGATGGAGCGGTTCGACGCGGAAGGCGCGCTGCGGGCGATCGAGCGCTACGGCGTCACGCACAGCCAGTGGGTTCCGACGATGTTCGTCCGGATGCTCAAGCTGGACGAGGAAGTCCGCCAGCGCTACGACCTGAGCAGCCACCGGATGGCGGTGCACGCCGCCGCGCCCTGCCCGGTGGAGGTCAAGCGGGCGATGATCGAGTGGTGGGGGCCGGTCCTGCAGGAGTACTACGCCTCGACCGAGGGCATCGGCATGACGCTGATCGATTCCGCGCAGTGGCTGGAGAAACCGGGTTCGGTCGGCCGCGCGATCCTGGGTGAGGTGCACGTCTGCGACGAGGCGGGCGGCGAGCTGCCCAGCGGCGAGGTCGGCACCGTCTACTTCGGACGTGACGAGATCCCCTTCGAGTACCTGGGAGACGCGGACAAGACCCGGTCGGCCAAGCACCCGGAGCACCCGAACTGGGCCACCGTCGGCGATCTGGGCTACCTGGACGACGACGGCTTCCTGTTCCTCACCGACCGCAAGGCCTTCATGATCATCTCAGGCGGGGTGAACATCTACCCGCAGGAGGTCGAGGACGTGCTGGTGCTGCACCCGGCCATCCTCGACGTCGCGGTGTTCGGGGTGCCCGACGAGGAGATGGGCGAAGCGGTCAAGGCGGTCGTGCAACCGGCGCCCGGGGCGGAACCGGGCCCGGAGCTGGAGCGGGAGATCCTCGACTACGCCAGGCAGCGCGTCGCGCACTACAAGGTGCCGCGCAGCGTGGACTTCGCCGACGAGCTGCCGCGCACTCCCACCGGAAAGCTCGTCAAGGGAAAGCTCAAGGCGCGCTACGCGTCGTCGTGA